DNA sequence from the Bradyrhizobium diazoefficiens genome:
TCTTGAAGGTCCGGCTGATCCAGGACCCCTGATTCTCGCTCGGCTCGAGACCGCCGGATTTTACAAGATTATAGGCGTCCTTGTACCACCGGCTGTCGGGAAAATTGTGCCCGAGCACGGCGGCTGCCGTCTGCGCCTCGCCGACGATGCCGATTGCCATATAAGCCTCGGTAAGGCGGTAGAGCGCCTCCTCGACGTGACGGGTGGTCTGATATTGCGTCACCACGGCCTTGTAGCGGTTGATCGCGGCCGTGTAGTCGCGCTTCCCCATGTAGTAGCGGCCGACACTCATTTCCTTGCCGGCGAGCTGGTCGCGCGCCCCCTCGATCTTGGCCTTGGCGGAGGTCGCATATTCGGACGTCGGATATTTGCGGATCACCTCTTCCAGCGCGGCGATCGCCTTCTCCGTACGGCCCTGGTCACGGTTGATGTCCGGGATCTGGTCGTAGTGCGAAGCGGCGATCAAATACTGCGCGTAAGCAGCGTCCGGGCTGCCGGGATGCAGGGTGACGTAGCGGGTCGCAGCACCGATGCAGCTGTCGTAGTCGCCGCCCTGGTAGGATGCGTAGGCCGACATCAGCAGCGATTTGCGCGCCCAGTCGGAATAGGGATGCTGGCGGTCGACCTCTTCGAACTTCTTGTTCGCCGCCTTCATGTCCTTCTTTTCGTTCATGAGGTACAAGCCCTCATTGTAGATCTTGTCGGCAGGCTCCTCGGCGAAGGTGTCGTCCTTCTGGGTGAACTTGTCCCAGAGCGCGCCGGTGCCGCAGCCGGCCAGCGGCAGCGCGAGCAGGAAGAGAGTCGCGGCCTGGAGCAGCCGACGGGTCCCGATCGGAGCCTTTGCAGAGACCAAGAGATATCCGCGCGTCATACGCTGTGCCGACATGAATTTAAGACCTGACGCCCTGTGATGCGGTGCCCGCCAGCCCATGATCCCCGTCACGGGCGCGAAATGTGACCGTGGTGCCTGCCGTGCGACCACGCCGGTGTAACCGAAAAACGATTGTTAACCCATCGGATAGGCAGGCATTCCGCCCGGATTAAGGCGAAAGCGCCGCAATCCTAGCCGACCATGGTTACCAGGAGTTTCCCGGAGAAAGAGCCGCTCGGCTGCCTGCCGCAACCGACGTTCAGGATACATCCGGCCCGTAGGCCGCAGCGATTCGGCCGCCAATGATCCCGCTGCCGACCTCGACAACGGAACGCGTGGTGCGGCGAGCCGCTTCACCCTCGACTACCCGCCAGGCGGTGCGGTCGGCCAGCAGCGCGGTCAGAACGGCGTGGTTGAGCTTGTGGCCGCCACGCACCGAGCGATAGGCGCCGAGCAGCGGCAGGCCGGCCAGTGCCAGATCGCCGATTACATCCAGCACCTTGTGACGGGCGCATTCGTCGGCGTAGCGCAGACCCTCGGTGTTGAGCAGCCGCTCGTCGTCGAACACGACGGTATTTTCGAAGGAGGCGCCGAGCGCATAGCCCGCGCTCCAGAGCCGGGCAACATCGCCCATCAGGCCGAAGGTCCGGGCGCGACCGACGTCGCGGCGGAAGCGTTCCGGATTGACGTCGAAGGCGTAGCTTTGCCGGCCGATGACGGGGTTGGTGAAGTCGATCTCGACCTCGGCGCGGAACCCATTGGCGTAGGGCCGGATTTCGCCGAAGGAGTCGCCGATCTTGACCGAGATCGGCTTCAAAACCTGGATGAACCGGCGCTGCGCCGGCTGGCTGACGATGCCGGCCTGATCGATCGCCGCAACGAACGCCGCAGCACTGCCGTCCATGATCGGCACTTCCGGACCGTCGATCTCGATGCTGGCGTTGTCGACGCCCATGCCCC
Encoded proteins:
- a CDS encoding outer membrane protein assembly factor BamD; this encodes MSAQRMTRGYLLVSAKAPIGTRRLLQAATLFLLALPLAGCGTGALWDKFTQKDDTFAEEPADKIYNEGLYLMNEKKDMKAANKKFEEVDRQHPYSDWARKSLLMSAYASYQGGDYDSCIGAATRYVTLHPGSPDAAYAQYLIAASHYDQIPDINRDQGRTEKAIAALEEVIRKYPTSEYATSAKAKIEGARDQLAGKEMSVGRYYMGKRDYTAAINRYKAVVTQYQTTRHVEEALYRLTEAYMAIGIVGEAQTAAAVLGHNFPDSRWYKDAYNLVKSGGLEPSENQGSWISRTFKKIGL
- the lpxC gene encoding UDP-3-O-acyl-N-acetylglucosamine deacetylase, translated to MKFSRQTTLRAQATVAGVGVHSGLPVTLTLGPAPVDAGFIFVRTGFEGSDREIQATAEQVVATDFATVLGDRSGPLVSTAEHVLAALRGMGVDNASIEIDGPEVPIMDGSAAAFVAAIDQAGIVSQPAQRRFIQVLKPISVKIGDSFGEIRPYANGFRAEVEIDFTNPVIGRQSYAFDVNPERFRRDVGRARTFGLMGDVARLWSAGYALGASFENTVVFDDERLLNTEGLRYADECARHKVLDVIGDLALAGLPLLGAYRSVRGGHKLNHAVLTALLADRTAWRVVEGEAARRTTRSVVEVGSGIIGGRIAAAYGPDVS